A genomic region of Serratia fonticola contains the following coding sequences:
- a CDS encoding protein-L-isoaspartate(D-aspartate) O-methyltransferase: MVNKRIQTLLTQLRQQGIRDERLLKAIENVPRERFVDEALAHKAYENTALPIGSGQTISQPYMVARMTELLNLQPTSRVLEIGTGSGYQTAILAHLVQHVCSVERIKGLQWQAKRRLKQLDLHNVSTRHGDGWQGWASRGPFDAIIVTAAPPEIPQALMQQLDDGGILVLPVGEQTQMLQCIQRRGDEFVVDAVEAVRFVPLVKGELA; encoded by the coding sequence ATGGTGAACAAACGCATACAAACATTGCTGACGCAGTTGCGCCAGCAAGGGATCAGGGACGAACGGCTGCTCAAGGCAATCGAAAACGTACCGCGTGAGCGTTTTGTTGATGAAGCTTTAGCCCATAAGGCCTACGAGAATACGGCATTGCCTATTGGGTCGGGGCAGACGATCTCTCAACCTTATATGGTCGCACGTATGACCGAGCTGCTTAACTTGCAGCCAACCTCGCGCGTGCTCGAGATCGGTACCGGCTCCGGTTATCAGACCGCGATCCTGGCGCATTTGGTGCAACACGTCTGCTCTGTTGAACGCATCAAAGGCCTGCAGTGGCAGGCGAAGCGCCGCCTCAAGCAGCTTGATTTGCACAATGTCTCGACACGGCATGGCGACGGTTGGCAGGGGTGGGCATCTCGCGGGCCTTTTGACGCCATCATTGTTACGGCGGCCCCGCCAGAAATCCCACAGGCACTGATGCAACAGTTGGATGACGGGGGCATTCTGGTGCTGCCAGTCGGGGAACAGACGCAGATGTTGCAATGTATTCAGCGGCGTGGCGATGAGTTCGTTGTCGATGCCGTTGAAGCGGTGCGATTTGTTCCTTTGGTGAAAGGCGAACTGGCTTGA
- the nlpD gene encoding murein hydrolase activator NlpD: protein MITFRRVAVCTMLSLWLAGCSNNNSTSAPISSVGGGGAAASGNAGSGASSQGRIVYNRSYTSIPKGSYSGSTYTVKRGDTLFYIAWITGNDYRDLAQRNNIPQPYSLEVGQTIQLGNGSASGNGGMLAATDATGGGVPKPPSSSQIQTATVDSQSTNAYSGSSSKQNVGKMLPASGAVVAGSAAAPVTAPAATPSVSSTVSNSAPVSSWKWPTDGKIIDNFSSSEGGNKGIDIAGSRGQPILATADGRVVYAGNALRGYGNLIIIKHNDDYLSAYAHNDTMLVREQQEVKAGQKIATMGSTGTSSVRLHFEIRYKGKSVNPLRYLPQR, encoded by the coding sequence ATGATTACTTTTCGCCGAGTTGCGGTGTGTACGATGTTAAGTTTGTGGTTGGCAGGTTGTTCGAATAATAATTCTACCTCGGCACCTATCAGCAGCGTTGGCGGCGGTGGGGCTGCTGCATCTGGTAATGCGGGGAGCGGGGCATCATCACAGGGGCGTATTGTTTATAACCGCAGTTATACCTCGATCCCTAAAGGAAGCTACAGTGGTAGCACCTATACCGTCAAACGTGGTGATACGCTGTTCTATATCGCCTGGATCACCGGGAACGATTACCGTGATCTGGCCCAGCGCAACAATATTCCTCAACCGTATAGCCTAGAAGTAGGTCAAACCATTCAGCTTGGTAATGGTTCAGCAAGTGGCAATGGCGGTATGTTGGCCGCGACAGACGCTACCGGCGGTGGTGTACCAAAACCGCCTTCCAGCAGCCAGATACAAACTGCGACGGTTGATTCTCAATCAACGAACGCGTATTCTGGTAGTTCGAGTAAACAGAATGTAGGCAAAATGTTGCCTGCATCAGGGGCCGTAGTGGCAGGCTCAGCCGCCGCCCCTGTTACCGCGCCAGCTGCGACACCTTCGGTGAGCAGCACTGTCAGCAACAGCGCTCCGGTGAGTAGCTGGAAGTGGCCGACTGACGGTAAGATCATCGATAACTTCTCCTCATCGGAAGGTGGGAATAAGGGTATCGATATCGCTGGCTCCCGTGGGCAGCCTATCTTAGCTACCGCCGATGGTCGTGTAGTGTATGCAGGCAACGCTTTGCGGGGTTACGGTAATCTAATCATCATTAAACACAATGATGATTACTTGAGTGCCTACGCCCATAACGACACCATGCTGGTCCGGGAACAACAAGAAGTGAAGGCGGGGCAAAAAATAGCAACGATGGGAAGCACCGGAACCAGTTCAGTACGTTTGCATTTTGAGATTCGTTACAAGGGGAAATCCGTAAACCCGCTGCGTTATCTTCCGCAGCGATAG
- the ftsB gene encoding cell division protein FtsB has translation MGKLTLLLLALLGWLQYSLWLGKNGIHDYVRVNEDVTAQQSSNAKLKARNDQLFAEIDDLNGGQEAIEERARNELGMIKPGETFYRLVPEPSRRSAASTTQNNLQK, from the coding sequence ATGGGAAAACTTACGCTGCTACTGCTGGCGCTGCTAGGTTGGCTGCAGTACTCGCTGTGGCTGGGCAAAAATGGTATTCACGATTATGTGCGTGTTAATGAAGATGTCACGGCTCAACAGAGCAGCAATGCTAAATTAAAAGCGCGTAACGATCAGCTGTTTGCCGAGATCGATGATTTGAACGGCGGCCAGGAAGCGATAGAAGAGCGCGCACGTAATGAGCTGGGTATGATTAAACCCGGCGAGACTTTCTATCGTCTGGTTCCTGAACCTTCTAGACGCAGCGCGGCGTCCACCACGCAAAATAACCTACAAAAATAA
- the truD gene encoding tRNA pseudouridine(13) synthase TruD, with protein MDMANLTWLHGKPQATGVLKANPEDFVVVEDLGFTPDGEGEHLLVNIRKNGCNTQFVADYLAKFAGIHARSVSYAGLKDRHAVTEQWFCLHLPGKESPDLTQFALEGCEVLQAARHLRKLRIGALKGNDFTLVLRHISDRQEVEQRLQAIAAGGVPNYFGSQRFGRGGNNLTMARRWAKDEIRVKERSKRSFYLSASRSALFNAIASQRLANHLQQTVIEGDALQLAGRGSWFVAKQEELPGLQQRLDAGELMITAPLPGDGEPGTAGEALKFEQRYLAEQPELLTLLKRERVEPARRALLLQPQRLLWNWWDDVTVELRFWLPAGSFATSVVREIMQQDNSDADITE; from the coding sequence ATGGATATGGCAAATCTGACCTGGTTACACGGTAAACCGCAGGCCACTGGCGTGCTGAAAGCCAATCCGGAAGACTTTGTGGTGGTTGAGGATTTGGGCTTTACACCTGATGGTGAAGGTGAACACCTGCTGGTGAACATCCGTAAAAACGGCTGCAACACTCAATTTGTGGCCGACTATTTGGCGAAATTTGCCGGTATTCATGCCCGTTCGGTCAGCTATGCCGGTTTGAAAGATCGTCATGCGGTAACTGAGCAGTGGTTCTGTTTGCATCTGCCGGGAAAAGAATCTCCTGATCTGACCCAGTTTGCCCTGGAAGGTTGCGAGGTGCTGCAGGCCGCCCGTCATTTACGCAAGCTGCGCATTGGTGCGTTGAAAGGTAATGATTTTACCCTGGTGCTGCGCCACATCAGCGATCGCCAGGAGGTGGAACAACGCTTACAGGCTATCGCGGCAGGTGGCGTACCCAACTACTTTGGCAGCCAGCGCTTTGGCCGGGGTGGTAACAATCTGACCATGGCGCGCCGTTGGGCCAAGGATGAAATCAGGGTCAAAGAGCGCAGCAAGCGCAGCTTCTACCTGTCTGCCAGCCGCAGTGCATTATTCAACGCCATTGCCAGCCAACGTTTGGCCAACCATCTGCAGCAAACGGTGATCGAAGGTGATGCGCTGCAACTGGCTGGACGTGGTAGTTGGTTTGTCGCCAAACAGGAAGAACTGCCTGGTTTGCAACAGCGGTTAGACGCGGGTGAATTGATGATCACCGCCCCGTTACCGGGGGACGGTGAGCCGGGCACCGCCGGGGAAGCGCTGAAATTTGAACAGCGTTACCTGGCGGAACAGCCGGAATTGCTTACGCTTTTAAAGCGTGAGCGTGTAGAACCGGCTCGACGGGCCCTGTTGCTACAGCCGCAGAGACTGCTGTGGAACTGGTGGGATGATGTCACCGTGGAATTACGTTTCTGGCTACCGGCAGGCAGTTTTGCTACCAGCGTCGTTCGCGAAATCATGCAGCAGGATAACAGTGATGCGGATATTACTGAGTAA
- the ispF gene encoding 2-C-methyl-D-erythritol 2,4-cyclodiphosphate synthase: protein MRIGHGFDVHKFGGEGPLVIGGVRIPYEKGLLAHSDGDVALHAATDALLGAAALGDIGKLFPDTDPAFKGADSRELLREAWKRIRAKGYRLGNLDVTIIAQAPKMAPHIPQMRIFLAEDLQCHMDDVNVKATTTEQLGFTGRGEGIACEAVALLIKE from the coding sequence ATGCGTATCGGTCACGGTTTTGATGTTCATAAATTTGGCGGCGAAGGGCCGTTGGTGATCGGTGGTGTTCGCATTCCTTACGAGAAAGGTCTGTTGGCTCATTCCGATGGCGATGTTGCGCTGCATGCGGCGACTGATGCTCTATTAGGAGCGGCGGCATTGGGAGATATTGGTAAGCTGTTCCCGGATACCGATCCGGCATTCAAAGGCGCAGATAGCCGCGAGTTGCTGCGTGAGGCCTGGAAGCGCATCCGCGCCAAAGGATATCGTCTGGGTAATCTGGATGTCACCATCATTGCTCAGGCACCGAAGATGGCACCACACATTCCTCAGATGCGTATCTTCCTGGCTGAGGATCTGCAATGCCATATGGATGACGTCAACGTGAAAGCGACCACCACTGAACAGCTTGGTTTTACCGGGCGCGGCGAAGGCATTGCCTGCGAAGCGGTTGCCTTGTTGATCAAGGAATAA
- a CDS encoding DUF3561 family protein, which yields MQNATPILIDAKQEQEEPSYSFLGGTTGFVFYWLAFTVPFMVYGSNTLFFLLYTWPFFLALMPVSVLVGIAFSMVLRGRLILTLLLTGVAVICLFWLVFSFLSGW from the coding sequence ATGCAAAATGCCACGCCAATACTGATTGATGCAAAACAAGAGCAAGAGGAGCCTTCCTACTCTTTTCTGGGGGGGACGACAGGCTTCGTCTTCTATTGGCTCGCGTTTACCGTGCCCTTCATGGTTTATGGCTCTAACACGCTGTTTTTCCTTCTCTACACCTGGCCGTTCTTCCTGGCCCTGATGCCGGTGTCGGTGCTGGTGGGGATCGCCTTCAGCATGGTGCTGCGTGGCCGATTGATCCTTACCCTGCTGTTGACCGGTGTGGCGGTGATCTGCCTGTTCTGGCTGGTGTTCAGCTTTCTGAGTGGTTGGTAA
- the cysC gene encoding adenylyl-sulfate kinase, with product MHWFVSISHIGVRVTCSRGINVAKEQVCPTGPDDENVVWHPHAITRAEREIINGHKGIVLWFTGLSGSGKSSIAGALEQALHQLGVSTYLLDGDNVRHGLCRDLGFSEQDRRENIRRVGEVAKLMVDAGLVVLTAFISPHRAERQMVREMLDEGRFVEVFVDTPLAICEARDPKGLYKKARAGELRNFTGVDSVYEVPERPDVHLDGEQLVTHLTEQLLDLLRGQAIIKP from the coding sequence ATGCATTGGTTCGTAAGCATTTCCCACATTGGGGTGCGCGTGACTTGCTCAAGGGGAATTAACGTGGCTAAGGAACAAGTCTGCCCAACCGGGCCAGATGATGAAAACGTGGTTTGGCACCCGCATGCAATAACGCGTGCGGAACGTGAAATCATCAACGGCCATAAAGGCATTGTGCTGTGGTTTACCGGCCTTTCCGGTTCGGGGAAATCGAGCATTGCCGGGGCACTGGAGCAGGCTTTACATCAGTTGGGGGTCAGTACCTATCTGTTGGATGGTGACAATGTCCGTCACGGCCTGTGTCGCGATCTGGGGTTCTCTGAACAGGATCGGCGTGAGAATATCCGCCGGGTGGGGGAAGTGGCCAAGCTGATGGTGGATGCCGGGCTGGTCGTTCTGACGGCGTTTATCTCACCGCACCGTGCCGAAAGGCAAATGGTGCGGGAAATGCTGGATGAAGGGCGCTTTGTTGAAGTGTTTGTTGACACCCCGCTGGCGATTTGCGAAGCGCGCGATCCCAAAGGATTGTACAAAAAAGCCCGTGCCGGTGAACTGCGTAATTTCACCGGTGTTGACTCGGTTTATGAAGTACCGGAAAGGCCTGATGTGCACCTGGATGGCGAACAATTGGTAACACATTTGACTGAGCAATTGTTAGACCTGCTGCGTGGTCAGGCTATTATCAAACCCTGA
- a CDS encoding amino acid ABC transporter permease, whose translation MEGAWMTIKCTIICVLLGTTWGLLLGLGRLAQAPHGIWKPILHYCIQWPVRIYISAFRGTPLFVQIMVVHFALVPLFINPRDGLLVTSGLMSTDFARALRSDYGAFLSCVVAITLNAGAYVSEIFRAGIQSIDRGQMEASRSLGMGYGKTMRKVILPQAFRRMLPPLGNNAIAIVKDSSLASAIGLADLAYAARTVSGAYATYWEPYLTISLVYWVITFLLSLMVQHMEKRFGKSDSRT comes from the coding sequence ATGGAAGGCGCCTGGATGACCATCAAATGCACCATCATCTGCGTGCTCCTGGGAACCACCTGGGGCCTGCTGCTCGGATTAGGCCGTTTGGCACAGGCGCCGCATGGCATCTGGAAGCCGATTCTGCATTATTGCATTCAATGGCCGGTGCGTATTTACATCAGCGCCTTCCGAGGCACGCCGCTGTTTGTACAAATTATGGTGGTGCACTTCGCGCTGGTGCCGCTGTTTATCAACCCGCGTGACGGCCTGCTGGTCACCAGCGGCCTGATGAGTACCGACTTCGCCCGTGCATTGCGTTCTGATTACGGTGCTTTCCTGTCGTGCGTGGTCGCCATCACGCTAAACGCCGGGGCTTACGTTTCGGAAATTTTCCGTGCCGGTATTCAGTCGATCGATCGCGGCCAGATGGAGGCTTCACGCTCCCTGGGGATGGGTTACGGCAAAACCATGCGCAAAGTGATCCTGCCGCAGGCATTCCGCCGTATGCTGCCGCCGCTCGGCAACAACGCCATTGCCATCGTCAAGGACTCCTCTCTGGCCTCTGCCATCGGGCTTGCCGATCTGGCGTATGCCGCACGTACCGTTTCTGGTGCGTATGCCACCTACTGGGAGCCCTACCTGACCATCTCACTGGTCTATTGGGTCATCACCTTCCTGCTCTCGCTGATGGTGCAACACATGGAAAAAAGGTTCGGTAAAAGTGATTCGCGTACATAA
- a CDS encoding basic amino acid ABC transporter substrate-binding protein encodes MLKRLVLVGACLVAAFSVSSFAAEPTYVVGSGGTYRPFEFENSNKQLEGFDIDVIKAVAKAEGFQVKLVNTPWEGIFATLNSGDRDIIISGITITDKRKQMVDFSTPYFPAEQAIVVPKGSKVDSIAALKELKVGVVNSSTGDIVVSDVLGKNNTAIKRFDNTPLMLQELYEDGIGAAVGDVGVAKFYIKTHPEKEFKLVSDAKFERQYFGIAVAKGNEELRNKINSGLKKIIADGTYAKIYQTWFDSNVPTLPTE; translated from the coding sequence ATGTTAAAACGTCTGGTTCTGGTGGGTGCTTGCCTTGTCGCCGCCTTCTCTGTTTCTTCCTTTGCCGCTGAACCGACATACGTTGTCGGCTCCGGCGGGACCTATCGCCCATTCGAGTTCGAGAACAGCAATAAACAGCTGGAAGGCTTTGATATTGATGTGATCAAAGCCGTCGCCAAAGCGGAAGGTTTCCAGGTGAAACTGGTGAATACGCCGTGGGAAGGTATTTTTGCCACCCTGAATTCAGGCGATCGTGACATCATCATTTCCGGCATTACCATCACCGACAAACGTAAGCAAATGGTGGACTTCTCTACACCTTACTTCCCGGCAGAACAGGCTATTGTGGTGCCGAAGGGGTCTAAAGTCGACTCTATCGCCGCGCTGAAAGAACTGAAGGTGGGCGTAGTGAACTCCAGTACCGGTGATATCGTGGTTTCCGACGTGCTGGGTAAAAACAACACCGCCATCAAACGTTTCGATAACACCCCGCTGATGCTGCAAGAACTGTATGAAGATGGGATCGGCGCTGCGGTAGGCGACGTCGGCGTTGCCAAGTTCTATATCAAAACCCATCCAGAGAAGGAGTTCAAACTGGTTTCAGACGCCAAATTCGAGCGCCAGTATTTTGGTATCGCGGTGGCGAAAGGAAACGAAGAATTGCGTAACAAGATCAACAGTGGCCTGAAGAAAATCATCGCTGATGGGACTTATGCCAAAATCTATCAGACCTGGTTCGACAGCAACGTACCCACGCTGCCAACCGAGTAA
- a CDS encoding amino acid ABC transporter ATP-binding protein — translation MIRVHNLQKQFGESHVLRGISCEIAPNEVVCIIGPSGSGKSTFLRCINALETLSGGEIDVNGFAIHSQKTDLNKMRESVGMVFQRFNLFPHMTVLENIIMAPMDVKKLSRGEAIERAEILLRKVGLLDKIDAYPSSLSGGQQQRVAIARALAMEPKIMLFDEPTSALDPELVGEVLAVMKALAHEGMTMVVVTHEMGFAREVADRVMFIDQGIIQEEGTPQQIFGNPTNPRTQAFLSKVL, via the coding sequence GTGATTCGCGTACATAACCTGCAAAAACAATTTGGCGAAAGCCATGTGCTGCGCGGTATCTCCTGCGAGATCGCGCCAAATGAAGTGGTGTGCATTATCGGCCCTTCCGGCTCAGGTAAAAGCACCTTTCTGCGCTGTATTAACGCACTGGAGACGCTCTCAGGCGGTGAGATCGATGTGAATGGCTTTGCCATCCACAGCCAGAAAACCGATCTGAATAAAATGCGCGAAAGCGTGGGCATGGTATTCCAACGTTTTAACCTGTTCCCTCACATGACGGTGCTGGAAAACATCATCATGGCACCGATGGATGTGAAAAAGCTGTCACGCGGAGAAGCCATTGAACGCGCGGAAATATTGCTACGCAAAGTGGGCTTGCTGGATAAGATCGACGCTTACCCCAGCAGCCTGTCCGGCGGCCAGCAGCAACGTGTAGCCATCGCTCGTGCGCTGGCGATGGAACCGAAAATCATGCTGTTCGATGAGCCGACCTCCGCACTGGATCCGGAATTGGTGGGAGAAGTGCTGGCCGTGATGAAAGCCCTGGCGCATGAAGGCATGACCATGGTGGTGGTCACCCATGAGATGGGCTTCGCACGCGAAGTCGCGGATAGAGTGATGTTTATCGATCAGGGGATTATTCAGGAAGAAGGGACGCCGCAACAGATTTTCGGTAACCCGACTAATCCGCGCACGCAGGCATTTTTAAGCAAAGTTTTGTAA
- the ispD gene encoding 2-C-methyl-D-erythritol 4-phosphate cytidylyltransferase, which produces MNHSAGSFPQVIAVLPAAGIGSRMQADCPKQYLTIGDQTILEHAIHALLRHPRITRVIVAISPEDHQFHTLPIAQDPRVVTTVGGQQRADSVMAGLQLAGDADWVLVHDAARPCLHANDLERLLAITTHSKVGGILAAPVRDTMKRAQTGQSVIAHTVERQDLWHALTPQLFPLELLKLCLRRALDEGATVTDEASALEHCGYHPLLVAGRSDNIKVTRPEDLALAAFYLTQLNN; this is translated from the coding sequence ATGAATCATTCCGCAGGCTCCTTCCCTCAGGTGATCGCTGTCCTGCCGGCTGCTGGTATCGGCAGCCGTATGCAGGCGGATTGCCCGAAACAGTATTTAACTATCGGCGATCAAACCATTCTTGAGCACGCGATCCATGCCCTGTTGCGCCATCCGCGCATCACGCGGGTGATTGTGGCTATCAGTCCCGAAGATCATCAATTTCATACGCTGCCGATTGCTCAGGATCCGCGGGTAGTTACCACCGTAGGTGGACAGCAACGTGCGGATTCCGTCATGGCAGGGCTGCAACTGGCTGGCGATGCCGATTGGGTGCTGGTACATGATGCTGCTCGCCCATGCCTGCATGCCAACGATCTTGAAAGGTTGCTGGCGATTACCACGCACAGCAAAGTGGGTGGCATTCTCGCCGCGCCGGTGCGTGATACCATGAAACGCGCGCAAACGGGGCAAAGCGTTATCGCGCATACCGTTGAACGTCAGGATTTGTGGCATGCGCTCACGCCACAGCTATTTCCGCTGGAATTGCTTAAACTCTGCTTGCGACGTGCGCTGGATGAAGGGGCTACGGTGACCGACGAGGCTTCGGCGCTGGAGCATTGTGGTTATCATCCGCTGCTGGTGGCGGGACGTTCGGACAATATTAAAGTGACGCGGCCAGAGGATTTGGCGTTGGCAGCGTTCTATTTGACTCAGTTGAACAACTAA
- the rpoS gene encoding RNA polymerase sigma factor RpoS, with protein sequence MSQNTLKVNELHDDADFDENATEAESFDEKALVEEEISENDLAEDELLSQGVTQRVLDATQLYLGEIGYSPLLTAEEEVYFARRALRGDVPSRRRMIESNLRLVVKIARRYSNRGLALLDLIEEGNLGLIRAVEKFDPERGFRFSTYATWWIRQTIERAIMNQTRTIRLPIHIVKELNVYLRTARELSHKLDHEPSAEEIAEQLDKPVDDVSRMLRLNERITSVDTPLGGDSEKALLDILADEKENGPEDTTQDDDMKQSIVKWLFELNAKQREVLARRFGLLGYEAATLEDVGREIGLTRERVRQIQVEGLRRLREILQMQGLSIEALFRE encoded by the coding sequence ATGAGCCAAAATACGCTGAAAGTTAACGAGTTACATGACGATGCAGATTTCGATGAGAACGCCACGGAGGCTGAGTCATTCGACGAAAAAGCGCTGGTAGAGGAAGAGATCAGCGAGAATGACTTGGCGGAAGACGAACTGTTGTCTCAAGGTGTTACCCAACGCGTATTGGATGCAACGCAGCTCTATCTGGGCGAGATCGGTTACTCCCCTCTGCTGACCGCAGAGGAAGAAGTTTATTTTGCACGGCGTGCACTGCGTGGAGACGTGCCGTCTCGCCGTCGCATGATAGAAAGTAACCTAAGGCTGGTAGTGAAAATTGCCCGTCGTTATAGCAATCGCGGCCTGGCGCTGCTGGATCTGATCGAAGAGGGTAACCTGGGTCTGATCCGTGCAGTGGAAAAGTTTGACCCAGAACGTGGTTTCCGTTTTTCCACTTATGCAACCTGGTGGATCCGTCAGACAATTGAACGGGCGATCATGAATCAAACCCGTACGATCCGTCTGCCAATCCATATCGTCAAAGAGCTGAATGTTTATCTGCGTACAGCACGCGAGCTCTCTCACAAACTGGATCACGAACCAAGTGCAGAAGAGATTGCAGAGCAACTCGACAAACCGGTTGACGATGTCAGCCGTATGCTGCGCCTGAACGAACGTATCACCTCTGTGGATACGCCGTTGGGTGGTGATTCTGAGAAAGCGTTGCTGGACATTTTGGCAGATGAGAAAGAAAACGGCCCTGAAGACACCACTCAAGACGATGACATGAAGCAAAGCATCGTTAAGTGGCTGTTCGAATTGAACGCTAAACAGCGTGAAGTGTTGGCACGCCGTTTCGGCCTGTTGGGTTATGAAGCGGCAACGCTGGAAGATGTGGGCCGGGAGATCGGCCTGACTCGCGAGCGTGTTCGTCAGATCCAGGTTGAAGGCTTACGCCGCCTGCGTGAAATTCTGCAAATGCAGGGCTTGAGCATTGAGGCGCTGTTCCGCGAATAA
- a CDS encoding IS481 family transposase produces MELLMPWDARDTMSLRTEFVLFASQDGANIRSLCRHYGISPATGYKWLQRWTQEGPSGLQDRPRTPRHSPNRSSDHITALLRMAHEHHQRWGARKIKRWLEDLGHRMPAFSTVHNLMARHGLLPGASPGIPATGRFEHDAPNRLWQMDFKGHFPFGGGRCHPLTLLDDHSRFSLCLAHCTDERRETVQQQLVSAFERYGLPERMTMDNGSPWGDTTGTWTALELWLMRQGIRVGHSRPYHPQTQGKLERFHRSLKAEVLQRKWFADSGELQRAFEHWRMVYNLERPHEALDMAVPASRYQPSARQYSSIITPPEYDEGVMVRKVDNSGKLSLKGLSLKAGKAFRGERVGLKETQEDGCYEVWWYSTKVGMIDLKKKSITMGKGC; encoded by the coding sequence ATGGAGTTGCTTATGCCCTGGGATGCGAGAGATACCATGTCATTACGTACCGAGTTTGTTTTGTTCGCCTCGCAGGACGGGGCGAACATCCGTTCCCTTTGCCGTCACTACGGCATTTCCCCTGCCACCGGCTATAAGTGGCTTCAGCGCTGGACTCAGGAAGGCCCATCCGGCCTTCAGGACCGTCCACGAACTCCCCGTCACTCCCCGAACCGCTCGTCTGACCACATCACAGCCCTGCTGCGTATGGCCCATGAACACCATCAACGCTGGGGCGCCCGCAAGATTAAGCGCTGGCTGGAAGACCTGGGGCACCGTATGCCCGCCTTCAGCACCGTCCATAACCTGATGGCCCGTCACGGCCTGCTGCCGGGCGCATCACCAGGCATTCCCGCCACGGGACGGTTCGAACACGACGCGCCGAACAGGCTCTGGCAGATGGATTTTAAGGGGCACTTTCCCTTCGGCGGGGGCCGCTGCCATCCGCTGACCCTGCTGGACGACCACTCCCGTTTTTCCCTGTGCCTGGCGCACTGTACTGATGAACGGCGTGAGACCGTGCAGCAGCAACTGGTCAGCGCGTTTGAACGCTATGGCCTGCCGGAGCGGATGACGATGGACAACGGCTCACCGTGGGGAGACACCACCGGTACCTGGACTGCACTGGAGCTGTGGCTGATGCGTCAGGGTATCCGGGTGGGTCACTCCCGACCTTATCATCCGCAGACGCAGGGCAAGCTGGAGCGTTTTCACCGCAGCCTGAAGGCGGAAGTGCTGCAGAGGAAGTGGTTCGCGGACAGCGGTGAGCTGCAGCGCGCCTTTGAGCACTGGCGTATGGTCTACAACCTTGAACGTCCGCACGAGGCGCTGGATATGGCGGTACCGGCCTCGCGGTATCAGCCGTCAGCCCGGCAGTACAGTAGCATCATAACGCCACCGGAATACGATGAAGGGGTGATGGTCAGGAAGGTGGATAACAGCGGTAAGCTGAGCCTGAAAGGGCTCAGTCTGAAGGCAGGAAAGGCGTTCAGGGGAGAAAGGGTCGGGCTGAAGGAGACACAGGAGGATGGTTGCTATGAGGTGTGGTGGTACAGCACGAAAGTGGGGATGATCGACCTGAAGAAAAAGTCGATCACCATGGGTAAAGGATGTTAA
- the surE gene encoding 5'/3'-nucleotidase SurE, with the protein MRILLSNDDGVSAPGIQILAAALREFAEVQVVAPDRNRSGSSNALTLESPLRTLTLANGDIAVQQGTPTDCVYLGVNALMQPAPDIVVSGINAGPNLGDDVIYSGTVAAAMEGRHLGFPALAVSLNGHQHYETAAAITCRLLRALQREPLRTGKILNINVPDLPLAEIKGIRVTRCGSRHPADKVFCQQDPRGQKLYWIGPPGDKFDAGPDTDFAAVEQGYVAVTPLQVDLTAYGAQDVLTTWLTKAEVSGEW; encoded by the coding sequence ATGCGGATATTACTGAGTAATGATGACGGCGTCAGTGCCCCCGGTATTCAGATACTGGCAGCGGCATTGCGGGAATTTGCCGAAGTGCAGGTGGTTGCGCCCGATCGCAATCGCAGCGGTTCTTCCAATGCGCTGACGCTGGAATCGCCGTTACGTACGCTAACGCTGGCAAACGGCGATATTGCGGTTCAGCAAGGTACGCCCACCGATTGTGTCTACCTTGGGGTTAATGCGCTGATGCAACCGGCACCGGACATTGTGGTTTCCGGGATTAATGCCGGACCCAATCTGGGGGACGACGTTATCTATTCCGGTACGGTGGCTGCCGCGATGGAGGGCCGCCATTTAGGTTTTCCAGCGCTGGCCGTGTCGCTCAATGGTCACCAGCATTATGAAACCGCGGCGGCGATCACCTGCCGTTTGTTACGTGCTTTACAGCGTGAGCCGTTGCGCACCGGCAAAATTCTTAATATCAACGTTCCTGATTTACCGTTGGCGGAAATCAAAGGCATCCGTGTTACGCGCTGTGGCAGCCGTCATCCCGCCGACAAAGTTTTTTGCCAACAGGATCCGCGTGGCCAGAAGTTGTATTGGATCGGGCCGCCGGGTGATAAATTCGATGCCGGTCCAGACACGGATTTTGCCGCGGTGGAACAAGGGTACGTGGCAGTAACGCCTTTGCAGGTGGATTTGACCGCCTATGGGGCGCAGGATGTGCTGACAACATGGTTAACCAAAGCAGAGGTTAGCGGGGAATGGTGA